From Capra hircus breed San Clemente chromosome 1, ASM170441v1, whole genome shotgun sequence, the proteins below share one genomic window:
- the CLDN8 gene encoding claudin-8, producing the protein MATYALQIAGLVLGGVGMVGTVAVTVMPQWRVSAFIGSNIVVFENLWEGLWMSCMRHANIRMQCKIYDSLLALSPDLQAARGLMCAASVLGFLAFMTAVLGMKCTRCTGDDDKVKGHILLTAGVIFIITGLVVLIPVSWVANSIIRDFYNPIVDIAQKRELGEALYIGWTTALVLMVGGALFCCASCCHEKSSSYRYSIPSHRTTHKSYHTEKKSPSVYSKSQYV; encoded by the coding sequence ATGGCTACCTACGCCCTGCAAATCGCCGGACTGGTGCTCGGTGGTGTGGGCATGGTGGGCACAGTGGCTGTCACAGTCATGCCTCAGTGGAGAGTGTCTGCCTTCATTGGAAGCAATATTGTGGTCTTTGAAAACCTCTGGGAAGGACTATGGATGAGTTGCATGAGGCATGCTAACATCAGAATGCAGTGCAAAATCTACGATTCACTGCTGGCTCTCTCTCCGGACCTACAGGCAGCCAGAGGACTGATGTGTGCCGCCTCCGTGCTGGGCTTCCTGGCTTTCATGACGGCCGTCCTCGGCATGAAGTGTACCAGATGCACTGGGGATGACGACAAGGTGAAAGGTCACATTCTGCTGACCGCTGGAGTGATCTTCATCATCACTGGCCTCGTGGTGCTCATCCCCGTGAGCTGGGTTGCCAATTCCATCATCAGAGACTTCTACAACCCAATAGTGGATATTGCCCAAAAACGGGAGCTGGGAGAAGCGCTCTACATAGGCTGGACCACGGCCCTGGTGCTGATGGTTGGAGGGGCGCTGTTCTGCTGTGCTTCTTGCTGCCATGAAAAGAGCAGTAGCTACAGATACTCCATACCGTCCCACCGAACAACCCACAAAAGCTATCACACCGAAAAGAAGTCGCCGAGTGTGTACTCCAAAAGTCAGTACGTGTAG